The proteins below are encoded in one region of Flavobacterium sp. IMCC34852:
- a CDS encoding methionine aminotransferase, translating into MSKLPHIGTSIFTVMSQMATEHQAINLSQGFPNFPIDDRLTSILAKLARENIHQYTPMSGLPSLLDKIAVLTQKSYGRNVSAKEEILITAGATEGIFATIQALVKVNEEVIILDPSYDCYEAPILLSNAKPIRVSLNNDFTPNWEVIFAAANEKTKLIIINNPHNPTGKMWTENDFIQLEKLVDAYPNLLVLSDEVYEYISFEQTHISVHHRPKLWQRSISVSSFGKSFHITGWKIGYVIAPENIMREIKKVHQFLVFSVSSIAQHALNEYIDLVEVKALGQFYQQKRDFFSRLMKDTKLELLPCEGTYFQVASYANISAENDLDFTKRLVTEYGVATIPISIFYANGNDNKCIRFCFAKDDETLTRAAERLRRL; encoded by the coding sequence ATGTCTAAACTTCCTCATATCGGCACTAGTATTTTTACCGTAATGTCGCAAATGGCAACAGAACACCAAGCGATTAATTTGTCTCAAGGTTTTCCGAATTTTCCCATTGACGACAGATTGACCTCGATTCTTGCCAAACTTGCCAGAGAAAACATTCACCAATATACGCCTATGAGCGGTTTGCCTTCACTATTGGATAAAATTGCCGTTCTGACTCAAAAATCTTATGGTAGAAACGTTTCCGCCAAAGAAGAAATTTTAATCACCGCCGGTGCTACTGAAGGCATTTTTGCTACCATTCAAGCTTTGGTCAAAGTCAATGAAGAAGTGATTATTCTTGACCCCAGTTATGATTGCTATGAAGCGCCTATTTTATTAAGCAATGCCAAACCAATAAGGGTTTCACTTAATAATGATTTCACACCCAATTGGGAAGTGATTTTTGCCGCTGCCAATGAGAAAACCAAACTCATCATCATCAATAATCCACACAATCCGACCGGAAAAATGTGGACGGAAAATGATTTTATTCAATTAGAAAAATTGGTTGACGCTTATCCAAATCTTTTGGTGTTATCAGATGAAGTATATGAATACATCTCTTTTGAGCAAACGCACATCTCGGTTCATCATCGACCCAAATTGTGGCAACGCAGTATTTCCGTTTCTTCATTCGGGAAGTCATTTCACATTACCGGTTGGAAAATAGGCTATGTTATTGCACCGGAAAACATCATGAGAGAAATCAAAAAAGTACATCAGTTCTTAGTCTTTAGCGTCAGTAGTATTGCCCAACATGCGTTAAATGAATATATCGATTTGGTAGAGGTAAAAGCCTTGGGACAATTCTACCAACAAAAAAGAGACTTTTTCAGCCGCTTGATGAAAGACACTAAACTTGAACTCTTACCTTGTGAAGGCACATATTTTCAAGTGGCTTCCTATGCCAACATTTCAGCCGAAAATGATTTGGATTTTACCAAACGATTGGTAACCGAATATGGTGTTGCTACTATTCCGATTTCGATTTTTTATGCCAATGGCAATGATAATAAATGCATTCGTTTTTGCTTTGCCAAAGATGACGAAACTTTGACAAGAGCAGCAGAAAGACTTCGCCGATTGTAA
- the lepB gene encoding signal peptidase I, whose amino-acid sequence MSTSQWFIFFLIVQVIHGLGTWKLYEKAGRKRWEAFVPVYNAIVLMRIIGRPTLWTLLLFVPIINLIMFPVIWVETLRSFGRKSTTDTWLGIFTFGFYIYYINYTQDVNYISDRSLVSTTKTGDTISSILFAVVVATLVHTYVMQPFQIPTSSLEKSLLIGDFLFVSKFHYGARTPMTTVAAPMVHDTLPIVRTKSYLSFPQLPYFRFPGFEKIEKNDIVVFNWPADTVYKFFDTSGRSIVKPIDKRSNYVKRCQGTPGDNLQIKNGVVHINGKELVLPERAKPQHAYYMTYDMNTPIEFDYVLKEVGSTDGAGYKNEARDTIFIKALSDEAAATLRKIPGIKSVTKIVNPFPEGNIFSHNPTWNSDNMGPIYIPEAGKTVPLNKENLALYKRLITVYENHNLKTVGDDIYIDDKKVTSYTFQQNYYWMMGDNRNNSEDSRYWGFVPEDHIVGKPVFIWMSIDGMNQGIANWRIRWDRLFTTVNGEGQPQSYFKYFLGLVALYVVGDYFMRKRKAKA is encoded by the coding sequence ATGTCAACATCTCAATGGTTTATATTCTTCCTGATTGTTCAGGTAATCCACGGATTAGGAACTTGGAAATTATACGAAAAAGCAGGAAGAAAAAGATGGGAAGCCTTTGTGCCGGTTTATAACGCCATTGTTTTAATGCGAATCATCGGCAGACCAACGTTGTGGACTTTACTCCTATTCGTTCCCATTATCAACCTGATTATGTTCCCGGTGATTTGGGTAGAAACCTTGAGAAGCTTTGGCCGAAAATCTACTACCGACACTTGGTTAGGAATTTTTACTTTCGGTTTTTATATTTATTACATCAATTACACTCAAGACGTTAATTATATTTCCGACAGAAGTTTGGTATCAACCACCAAAACCGGTGACACCATAAGCTCTATTCTTTTTGCAGTGGTTGTGGCTACTTTGGTGCATACTTATGTGATGCAACCTTTCCAAATTCCGACTTCATCACTTGAAAAATCATTACTTATTGGAGACTTTTTGTTTGTTAGTAAATTCCATTATGGAGCAAGAACACCCATGACTACAGTTGCCGCGCCAATGGTACACGATACTTTACCTATCGTGAGAACAAAATCCTATTTGAGTTTCCCTCAATTGCCGTACTTTAGATTTCCGGGCTTTGAAAAAATAGAAAAAAATGATATTGTAGTGTTCAATTGGCCGGCTGATACGGTTTACAAATTCTTTGACACCTCAGGCAGAAGCATTGTAAAGCCAATTGATAAAAGATCAAACTATGTAAAACGTTGCCAAGGAACTCCGGGTGATAATTTGCAAATCAAAAATGGTGTGGTTCATATTAACGGAAAAGAATTGGTTTTACCGGAAAGAGCCAAACCTCAGCATGCTTATTACATGACTTATGATATGAACACTCCTATCGAGTTTGATTATGTCTTGAAAGAAGTTGGTTCAACAGATGGCGCGGGTTATAAAAATGAAGCCAGAGACACTATTTTCATCAAAGCTTTGTCTGATGAAGCAGCTGCTACTTTGAGAAAAATTCCGGGTATTAAATCGGTTACCAAAATTGTTAATCCATTCCCAGAAGGTAATATTTTCAGTCATAATCCAACATGGAATTCCGATAATATGGGACCAATTTATATCCCTGAGGCCGGAAAAACAGTTCCTTTAAACAAAGAAAATCTTGCCTTATACAAAAGATTAATCACAGTTTATGAAAATCACAATCTAAAAACGGTTGGTGATGATATTTACATCGATGACAAAAAAGTAACTTCTTACACTTTCCAACAAAATTACTACTGGATGATGGGTGACAACCGCAATAACTCGGAAGACAGCCGTTACTGGGGATTTGTGCCCGAAGATCATATCGTGGGAAAACCGGTATTTATTTGGATGAGTATTGACGGAATGAATCAAGGTATTGCCAATTGGCGTATTCGTTGGGACAGACTTTTCACCACTGTTAACGGAGAAGGACAACCTCAATCTTATTTCAAGTATTTCCTGGGCTTAGTTGCTTTGTATGTGGTAGGTGATTATTTTATGAGAAAAAGAAAAGCGAAGGCTTAG
- a CDS encoding YybH family protein, with protein MKNKILKGTILGMISILFFACQPKKEEAVAIDKEQIKNEIQALENKMAEMFNDRNVNAGEYYADDAVTFSQNKPPIVGKMEIEKSIKADLNNFPKGYQIAFVVNEILPSTDGNQVVEIGNYRVSDSTSAPLYTGNYIAVFEKRDGKYLCVRDMSASDKNKNEEAEKE; from the coding sequence ATGAAAAACAAGATTTTAAAAGGTACTATTTTAGGGATGATATCCATCCTATTTTTTGCTTGCCAACCCAAAAAAGAAGAAGCTGTAGCTATAGACAAGGAACAAATAAAAAACGAAATTCAGGCACTTGAAAACAAAATGGCTGAAATGTTTAATGATCGAAATGTAAATGCCGGTGAATATTATGCCGATGATGCAGTTACCTTTTCACAAAACAAACCACCTATAGTGGGCAAAATGGAAATAGAAAAATCAATCAAAGCCGATTTGAACAATTTCCCTAAAGGATATCAAATTGCTTTCGTAGTTAATGAAATATTACCTTCTACTGACGGTAATCAGGTTGTGGAGATAGGAAATTACAGAGTATCAGATTCAACAAGCGCTCCGCTTTACACCGGAAATTATATCGCCGTATTTGAAAAAAGAGACGGTAAATACCTTTGTGTAAGAGATATGTCTGCTTCTGATAAAAACAAAAATGAAGAAGCCGAAAAAGAATAA
- the scpA gene encoding methylmalonyl-CoA mutase, which yields MRKDIQHIKLKQSAVSNQQLAKSQQLKADSFTTAENIEVKPTYSKEDIADLEHLGFGAGFAPNLRGPYATMYVRRPWTIRQYAGFSTAEESNAFYRRNLAAGQKGLSVAFDLATHRGYDSDHERVVGDVGKAGVAIDSVEDMKVLFDQIPLNEMSVSMTMNGAVLPIMAFYIVAAEEQGVSPEQLSGTIQNDILKEFMVRNTYIYPPTPSMKIIADIFEYTSKKMPKFNSISISGYHMQEAGATADIELAYTLADGLEYIRTGLATGMKIDEFAPRLSFFWAIGMNHFMEIAKMRAGRMLWAKLLKQFSPKDEKSLALRTHCQTSGWSLTEQDPFNNVARTAVEAAAAAFGGTQSLHTNALDEAIALPTDFSARIARNTQIFLQEETKICKTVDPWAGSYYVESLTAEIAEKAWALIEEVESLGGMTKAIEAGIPKLRIEEAAARKQARIDSSQDIIVGVNKYRLDKEDPLHILDVDNQMVRKQQIEQLQQIKATRDSDKVKACLAQLTDCAKNGNDNLLSLAVEAARNRATLGEISDALEEVFGRYKAQIRSFSGVYSKEIKNDESFEKAKQLADAFAKKEGRRPRIMIAKMGQDGHDRGAKVVATGYADVGFDVDIGPLFQTPEEAAKQAVENDVHILGVSSLAAGHKTLVPQVIEELKKYGREDIMVIVGGVIPAQDYQFLFDSGAVAVFGPGTKISEAAIQILEVLLEE from the coding sequence ATGAGAAAGGATATTCAACATATAAAATTAAAGCAGTCAGCCGTTAGCAATCAGCAATTAGCTAAAAGCCAACAGCTAAAAGCTGACAGCTTTACAACTGCAGAAAACATCGAGGTAAAACCAACCTATTCTAAAGAAGACATCGCCGATTTAGAACATCTTGGTTTTGGAGCCGGCTTTGCGCCTAACCTCCGCGGACCTTATGCGACCATGTATGTGCGTCGCCCGTGGACGATTCGACAATATGCGGGGTTTTCTACCGCCGAAGAAAGTAATGCTTTTTACCGCAGAAACTTAGCCGCCGGGCAAAAAGGTTTGTCGGTTGCTTTCGATTTAGCCACACACCGAGGTTATGATTCCGACCACGAACGCGTAGTTGGTGATGTAGGTAAAGCCGGTGTAGCCATCGATTCTGTGGAAGATATGAAGGTTTTGTTCGACCAAATTCCATTAAACGAAATGTCAGTTTCCATGACCATGAACGGAGCGGTTTTACCTATTATGGCTTTCTATATTGTCGCTGCCGAAGAACAAGGTGTTTCGCCGGAGCAACTATCGGGAACGATACAAAACGATATTTTGAAGGAGTTTATGGTGCGCAATACTTATATCTATCCGCCAACGCCTTCGATGAAAATCATAGCCGATATTTTTGAATACACCAGCAAAAAAATGCCGAAATTCAACTCGATATCCATTTCGGGTTACCACATGCAGGAAGCCGGAGCTACCGCCGATATTGAGTTGGCATACACTCTAGCCGACGGATTAGAATACATCCGAACTGGTTTGGCAACGGGAATGAAAATCGATGAGTTCGCTCCTCGCCTTTCGTTCTTTTGGGCGATTGGTATGAATCATTTTATGGAAATTGCCAAAATGCGCGCCGGAAGAATGTTGTGGGCAAAACTCTTAAAACAATTCAGTCCGAAGGACGAAAAATCATTGGCACTAAGAACACATTGCCAAACCTCGGGTTGGAGTTTAACCGAACAAGACCCGTTTAACAATGTGGCACGAACGGCTGTTGAAGCCGCTGCCGCAGCTTTTGGCGGAACCCAATCGTTACACACCAATGCGTTGGATGAAGCCATTGCGTTACCCACCGATTTCTCGGCCAGAATTGCCAGAAACACCCAGATATTTTTACAGGAAGAAACTAAGATTTGCAAAACCGTTGACCCTTGGGCCGGCAGTTATTATGTGGAAAGTTTAACCGCAGAAATCGCAGAAAAGGCTTGGGCATTAATCGAAGAAGTAGAATCCTTAGGCGGTATGACCAAAGCCATCGAAGCCGGAATTCCAAAACTTAGAATTGAAGAAGCTGCGGCGCGCAAACAAGCGCGTATCGACAGTTCGCAAGATATCATTGTGGGGGTCAACAAATACCGTTTGGACAAAGAAGATCCTTTGCACATCTTGGATGTGGATAACCAAATGGTGCGCAAACAACAAATAGAGCAATTACAACAAATAAAAGCCACGCGCGACAGCGATAAAGTAAAAGCGTGTTTGGCCCAATTAACCGACTGTGCGAAAAACGGAAACGATAATTTATTATCTTTAGCCGTAGAAGCAGCCCGAAACCGAGCGACCTTAGGAGAAATCAGTGATGCCTTAGAGGAAGTTTTCGGACGCTATAAAGCACAAATCAGAAGTTTTAGCGGCGTGTACAGCAAAGAAATTAAAAACGACGAGAGCTTTGAAAAAGCCAAACAATTAGCCGACGCTTTCGCCAAGAAAGAAGGTCGCCGACCGCGTATTATGATTGCCAAAATGGGACAAGACGGTCACGACCGCGGTGCCAAAGTGGTAGCCACCGGTTATGCCGACGTAGGTTTTGACGTCGACATCGGACCGTTATTCCAAACTCCGGAAGAAGCGGCCAAACAAGCCGTGGAAAACGACGTGCACATCCTAGGTGTTTCCTCCTTAGCGGCCGGACATAAAACCCTTGTTCCCCAAGTAATCGAAGAACTCAAAAAATACGGTCGCGAAGACATTATGGTCATTGTAGGCGGAGTGATTCCCGCACAAGATTACCAATTCCTTTTTGACTCAGGAGCCGTAGCGGTTTTTGGTCCGGGAACGAAAATTAGTGAGGCAGCGATTCAGATTTTGGAGGTTTTGTTGGAGGAGTAA
- the dapB gene encoding 4-hydroxy-tetrahydrodipicolinate reductase: MKIALLGYGKMGKVIERIALERGHEIVLKKDETNTYDGLETADVAIDFSVPMVAVDNITAAFNQNVPVVCGTTGWLERYDEVVNLCQEKNGAFLYGSNFSLGVNLFFELNAYLAKMMAKFSSVYKVSMEEIHHTQKLDSPSGTAISLAKGVIENSAYTSWTEETASENQIHIDAKRIENVPGTHSVYYSSEVDFIEIKHVAHNREGFALGAVLAAEWIQGKKGVFSMKDVLDLK, translated from the coding sequence ATGAAAATTGCACTTCTGGGATACGGAAAAATGGGAAAAGTGATTGAGAGAATCGCTTTAGAAAGAGGACACGAAATTGTACTCAAAAAAGATGAAACCAATACTTACGACGGGTTAGAAACTGCCGATGTGGCGATAGATTTCAGCGTGCCAATGGTAGCGGTTGACAATATCACAGCTGCCTTCAATCAAAATGTTCCCGTGGTTTGCGGTACAACCGGTTGGTTAGAACGTTACGATGAAGTGGTAAACTTGTGCCAAGAAAAAAACGGCGCTTTTTTGTATGGTTCTAATTTTAGTTTGGGTGTGAATTTATTTTTTGAGCTAAATGCTTATTTGGCCAAAATGATGGCGAAATTTTCATCGGTTTACAAGGTTTCGATGGAAGAAATACACCATACTCAAAAACTCGATTCTCCGAGTGGAACGGCTATTTCTTTGGCCAAAGGCGTTATCGAAAATTCAGCTTACACTTCTTGGACAGAAGAAACAGCTAGTGAAAACCAAATTCACATTGACGCCAAACGCATTGAAAATGTGCCGGGTACACACAGTGTTTACTACAGTTCAGAGGTAGATTTTATCGAAATCAAACACGTGGCACATAACCGTGAAGGTTTTGCTTTAGGCGCTGTTTTAGCCGCCGAATGGATTCAAGGCAAAAAAGGGGTTTTCTCTATGAAAGATGTTCTCGATTTAAAATAA
- a CDS encoding YybH family protein, with amino-acid sequence MKNKILKGIALGIVVALAIACNPKKEEAAAEPVAVDTEKIKAELQTMENAFADAVNSGKPENIVYYAEDATSYAQNKSPLVGKTAIDKSIKEENESMPKGSKVTYTVNEVHPSSDGNMVVEFGSYKVVDSTNAVKADGNYMSLFHKKDGKYVCVRDMSASVLPLEKK; translated from the coding sequence ATGAAAAACAAGATTTTAAAAGGGATTGCATTAGGAATCGTGGTAGCACTTGCCATTGCCTGTAATCCCAAAAAAGAAGAAGCAGCTGCAGAACCGGTTGCGGTTGACACCGAAAAAATCAAAGCAGAACTTCAAACCATGGAAAATGCCTTTGCCGATGCAGTCAATTCCGGAAAGCCTGAAAACATTGTTTATTATGCCGAGGATGCCACGAGTTACGCCCAAAACAAATCTCCTTTAGTAGGCAAAACCGCCATCGACAAATCCATCAAGGAGGAGAATGAGAGTATGCCTAAAGGCAGTAAAGTGACCTACACCGTTAATGAAGTTCACCCTTCAAGCGATGGCAATATGGTAGTAGAATTTGGCAGCTACAAGGTAGTAGATTCTACTAATGCTGTTAAAGCCGACGGAAACTACATGAGTTTATTCCATAAAAAAGACGGAAAATATGTTTGTGTTCGCGACATGAGCGCATCCGTTTTACCTTTGGAAAAAAAATAA
- a CDS encoding DUF5683 domain-containing protein has translation MNKLFYIVALCFLLGNQNLYSQQIVEGLAIKDSTKLKEIDPLTPTKAAFYSAILPGLGQAYNKRYWKIPIVYGALGTSMYFYLDNNKKYHSYRDAYKRRLAGFTGDQYSYLDDSRLVQAQRFYQRNRDLSLLVTLGFYILNIVDANVDAHLIQFNVNDKLSLAPDIYQNDFTARPNLGLTLNFKF, from the coding sequence GTGAATAAGCTGTTTTACATAGTTGCACTTTGCTTTCTGTTAGGAAACCAAAACCTATATTCCCAACAAATCGTGGAAGGTTTGGCAATCAAAGACAGCACTAAACTGAAAGAAATTGATCCGTTAACACCCACAAAAGCGGCTTTCTATTCGGCCATTTTACCGGGTCTAGGACAGGCTTATAATAAAAGATACTGGAAAATTCCCATCGTTTACGGCGCCTTAGGAACCAGCATGTATTTTTACTTGGACAACAACAAAAAGTACCACAGTTATCGCGATGCTTACAAAAGAAGGTTGGCCGGATTTACCGGTGACCAATATTCTTATTTAGATGACTCCCGATTGGTACAAGCCCAACGCTTTTACCAGAGAAACAGAGATTTATCGCTATTGGTTACTTTAGGTTTTTATATTTTAAACATTGTAGATGCCAATGTAGATGCGCATTTGATTCAATTCAATGTAAACGATAAACTATCTTTGGCGCCGGATATCTACCAAAATGATTTTACAGCCAGACCCAATCTGGGCTTAACATTAAATTTCAAGTTCTGA
- a CDS encoding ParA family protein, which translates to MGKIIAIANQKGGVGKTTTSVNLAASLGVLEKKVLLIDADPQANASSGLGIDVESVEIGTYQILEHSNTPEEATIACSAPNVWVVPAHIDLVAIEIELVDKENREYMLKQALESVRDDYDYILIDCAPSLGLLTLNALTAADSVVIPIQCEYFALEGLGKLLNTIKSVQKIHNPNLDIEGLLLTMYDSRLRLSNQVVEEVQKHFNDMVFKTIIQRNVKLSEAPSFGESIINFDATSRGATNYLSLAQEIIKKNSK; encoded by the coding sequence ATGGGTAAAATCATTGCAATTGCCAACCAAAAAGGTGGTGTCGGGAAAACAACAACTTCTGTGAATCTTGCCGCATCGCTGGGTGTTTTAGAAAAAAAAGTATTACTGATTGATGCCGATCCGCAAGCCAATGCCAGTTCTGGTTTGGGTATCGATGTGGAAAGTGTTGAAATTGGGACTTACCAAATTTTAGAACACAGCAATACTCCGGAAGAAGCTACAATTGCTTGTTCAGCACCTAATGTTTGGGTCGTTCCTGCACATATTGACTTGGTAGCTATCGAAATCGAATTGGTTGACAAAGAAAACCGCGAATACATGCTCAAACAAGCTTTGGAAAGCGTAAGAGATGACTATGATTACATACTTATTGATTGTGCACCATCATTAGGTTTATTGACTTTAAATGCCTTAACCGCTGCCGATAGTGTAGTAATTCCGATTCAATGTGAATACTTCGCTTTGGAAGGTTTAGGAAAATTGCTAAACACCATCAAAAGCGTACAAAAAATACACAATCCCAACTTAGATATCGAAGGTCTTTTACTCACCATGTATGACTCGCGTTTGCGTTTGTCGAACCAAGTGGTAGAAGAAGTTCAAAAGCATTTTAACGATATGGTTTTCAAAACCATCATTCAGCGCAATGTGAAATTGAGTGAAGCGCCAAGTTTCGGAGAAAGCATCATCAACTTTGATGCTACCAGCAGAGGTGCCACAAATTACTTAAGTTTGGCACAAGAAATTATCAAGAAAAACAGCAAATAA
- a CDS encoding ParB/RepB/Spo0J family partition protein translates to MAKAVKKQALGRGLSALLKDPENDIKSVNDKNADKVVGNIIELDIESIEINPFQPRTNFNEESLQELASSIKELGLIQPITVRKLDFNKYQLISGERRLRASKLVGLTTVPAYIRIANDNESLIMALVENIQRHDLDPIEIALSYQRLIDEIQLTQEQMSERVGKKRSTIANYLRLLKLDPIIQTGIRDGFISMGHGRAIINIENQDVQTDIYQKIVSQNLSVRETEALVKNYQDSLKPAPAKSKKGETFTIAEDQKKAFTNFFGTKIDVKVAGNGKGKITIPFHSEEDFNRIIKLIKG, encoded by the coding sequence ATGGCAAAAGCGGTTAAAAAACAAGCCTTGGGAAGAGGATTATCTGCCCTATTGAAAGATCCTGAAAATGATATCAAATCGGTAAACGATAAAAACGCCGATAAAGTCGTTGGCAATATCATCGAGTTGGATATTGAATCGATTGAAATCAATCCGTTTCAGCCCAGAACTAATTTCAACGAAGAATCTTTACAAGAATTAGCGTCTTCCATCAAGGAATTAGGGCTTATCCAACCGATTACCGTTCGCAAATTAGACTTCAATAAATACCAATTGATTTCGGGAGAACGCCGTTTGCGCGCTTCCAAATTGGTCGGATTAACCACAGTTCCTGCATATATCCGAATTGCTAATGACAACGAGTCATTGATTATGGCTTTGGTGGAAAACATCCAACGTCATGATTTAGACCCGATTGAGATTGCCTTGTCTTACCAAAGATTAATTGACGAAATCCAATTGACCCAAGAGCAGATGAGCGAGCGTGTAGGAAAAAAACGTTCGACTATTGCTAACTACTTGCGATTGTTAAAGTTAGATCCGATTATCCAAACCGGAATTCGCGATGGATTTATCAGTATGGGACATGGTCGTGCGATTATCAATATCGAAAATCAAGACGTTCAAACCGATATTTATCAAAAAATTGTCAGTCAAAATCTCTCTGTTCGCGAAACCGAAGCTTTGGTTAAAAACTACCAAGACAGCTTAAAACCTGCTCCTGCAAAATCCAAAAAAGGCGAAACTTTTACTATTGCGGAAGACCAGAAAAAAGCTTTCACCAATTTCTTCGGCACCAAAATCGACGTAAAAGTAGCCGGAAACGGCAAAGGTAAAATCACCATTCCTTTTCACTCTGAGGAAGATTTTAACCGTATTATCAAATTAATCAAAGGTTAG
- a CDS encoding SDR family oxidoreductase gives MNFSAKMLRDNALADKVIVVTGGGSGLGKAMTKYFLELGAKVAITSRDLEKLKTTATELETQTGGQCLPLQCDVRHYDQVEAMLAEVLKTFGKVDVLLNNAAGNFISPTERLSANAFDTIIDIVLKGSKNCTLAFGKHWINAKQTNCNVLNIVTTYAWTGSGYVVPSATAKAGVLAMTRSLAVEWAKYGIRMNAIAPGPFPTKGAWDRLLPGDLAEKFDMAKKVPLRRVGDHQELANLAAYMVSDFSAYVNGEVITIDGGEWLQGAGQFNILEKIPQEMWDMLEMMIKNKGNK, from the coding sequence ATGAATTTTTCAGCAAAAATGCTTCGCGATAATGCCTTGGCCGACAAAGTAATTGTAGTAACCGGTGGCGGAAGTGGCTTAGGTAAAGCCATGACCAAATACTTTTTGGAACTGGGTGCCAAAGTCGCCATCACTTCCAGAGATTTAGAAAAATTAAAAACCACGGCAACCGAATTAGAAACCCAAACCGGAGGCCAATGCTTACCGTTACAATGTGACGTTCGCCATTATGACCAAGTCGAAGCGATGCTGGCTGAAGTATTGAAAACCTTTGGCAAAGTCGATGTTTTATTAAATAATGCCGCCGGAAACTTCATCTCTCCTACCGAAAGATTATCAGCCAATGCTTTTGATACGATTATTGATATTGTTTTAAAAGGTTCTAAAAATTGTACTCTAGCCTTTGGGAAACATTGGATCAATGCCAAACAAACCAACTGTAATGTCTTGAATATTGTGACTACTTATGCTTGGACAGGTTCCGGTTACGTGGTACCAAGTGCTACTGCCAAAGCCGGTGTTTTAGCCATGACTCGTAGTTTAGCGGTTGAGTGGGCCAAATACGGCATTCGCATGAACGCTATTGCTCCCGGACCATTTCCAACCAAAGGCGCTTGGGACCGATTATTACCGGGCGATTTGGCTGAAAAATTTGATATGGCTAAAAAAGTGCCGTTGCGAAGAGTGGGTGATCATCAAGAATTAGCGAATCTCGCCGCTTATATGGTTTCCGATTTTTCGGCCTATGTTAACGGAGAAGTCATCACCATTGATGGTGGTGAATGGCTACAAGGCGCAGGACAATTCAACATCTTGGAAAAAATTCCGCAAGAAATGTGGGACATGCTGGAAATGATGATTAAGAATAAAGGAAATAAGTAG